One window of the Eucalyptus grandis isolate ANBG69807.140 chromosome 8, ASM1654582v1, whole genome shotgun sequence genome contains the following:
- the LOC104417367 gene encoding disease resistance protein RUN1 has product MALEAREEVGEDGGDVPEETPPAAGGDSSGEFGLLYSAEEVITGRTDVVFKRDHCRKETIGRELERACDSDLKEKLRAKKDSFAAFVAPVVLSMIAYEQLHRKKACECEVFLSFSGKGALKNFADSLYKGMVDAGIGVFRNDYWLPRHEKIGLKAIKSSKISILILSRKYDSSRRCLDELVQVMKCTNDSSGHVVLPIFYRVKPADVRCEVDVCDPMVAEERKQVLKEISSLKGWESDEIAAGDEGQLVESVVRKVLIELKKALEPVITENSVGIKSPLEKIMKFLDSCSSTQYVGIHGEGGVGKTTLAKIIYNKLSQRFDHCSFIPNVAESWKCKGIEYLRNQLILDIQKKIEHGNEQLSATISSTFRNTEVLILLDDVNTNHQLKELVGDRNWFAPRSRIIITTREKSILDWAKVDYKHEHKAMEIDEAEILFARHAFRMDSLPDKFSKLSCEVLSTVRRLPLIVEVIGSYLCGKSKALWEETKEKLQESQELPRKEMQEILEILYNALKFEQKKIFLDIASFLVGSDVRTASCMWDTSDFYLEIEELIFMSLIKIGDNHELRMHDEVRDFGRSIVREGRCKEADNGRILWDSEEFLKILDEKEVENFAVKELAVLDFSRSMISEDWEGWKLIKVAVL; this is encoded by the exons ATGGCGCTGGAGGCTAGAGAAGAAGTAGGTGAAGATGGTGGCGATGTGCCGGAG GAAACgccgccggcggccggcggcgactCGTCCGGCGAGTTCGGGCTGCTCTACTCCGCCGAGGAGGTCATCACCGGTCGGACGGACGTCGTCTTCAAGCGCGATCACTGCAGAAAGGAAACTATAGGCCGAGAGCTCGAGCGAGCTTGCG ATTCAGACTTGAAGGAGAAATTGAGGGCCAAGAAAGATTCTTTCGCCGCGTTCGTCGCACCGGTCGTTCTATCTATGATCGCGTACGAGCAACTCCACAGGAAGAAAGCTTGTGAATGCGAGGTGTTCCTGAGTTTCAGCGGCAAAGGTGCTCTGAAGAATTTCGCCGATAGCCTCTACAAAGGCATGGTCGACGCCGGGATCGGTGTATTCAGAAACGACTATTGGCTCCCCCGACACGAGAAGATTGGGTTGAAAGCCATCAAGAGCAGCAAGATTTCAATCCTGATTCTGTCTCGAAAGTACGATTCCAGCAGACGGTGCCTCGATGAACTGGTTCAGGTAATGAAGTGCACGAATGATAGCTCGGGGCATGTAGTCTTGCCCATATTTTACAGAGTGAAACCCGCTGACGTCCGATGTGAAGTAGATGTTTGTGACCCAATGGTTGCGGAGGAACGGAAACAAGTGCTCAAAGAAATCAGCTCCTTGAAAGGATGGGAATCGGATGAAATCGCTGCTGG GGATGAAGGACAATTAGTCGAATCGGTCGTCCGAAAAGTTTTGATAGAGTTGAAGAAAGCACTTGAACCAGTTATTACTGAAAATTCAGTTGGGATTAAAAGTCCCCtagaaaaaattatgaaatttttagatAGTTGTAGTTCTACCCAATATGTTGGAATCCATGGAGAGGGTGGTGTtggtaagacaactcttgctAAAATCATCTACAACAAGCTCTCTCAACGGTTCGACCATTGTAGCTTCATCCCCAATGTTGCGGAATCATGGAAATGCAAGGGTATTGAATATTTACGGAATCAATTAATCTTggatatacaaaaaaaaatagagcatgGTAATGAGCAACTAAGTGCTACCATCTCATCGACCTTTAGAAACACGGAAGTCCTTATTCTTCTTGACGATGTGAATACTAATCATCAATTAAAGGAGTTAGTTGGAGATCGGAACTGGTTTGCTCCACGAAGCAGAATCATTATTACCACAAGAGAAAAGAGTATTCTTGATTGGGCTAAAGTGGACTACAAGCACGAGCATAAAGCAATGGAAATAGATGAAGCTGAGATCCTCTTTGCTAGACATGCATTTCGAATGGACTCTCTACCtgataaattttcaaaactctCTTGTGAAGTGCTATCTACTGTTCGTAGGCTTCCTTTGATTGTTGAGGTTATAGGTTCGTATTTATGTGGCAAGAGTAAAGCATTATGGGAAGAGACTAAAGAAAAGTTGCAAGAGTCGCAAGAGTTGCCTCGGAAGGAAATGCAAGAGATTCTGGAGATACTTTATAACGCATTGAAATTTGAACAGAAGAAAATATTTCTGGATATTGCTAGTTTTCTAGTCGGGAGTGATGTGAGAACTGCATCCTGTATGTGGGACACCAGTGACTTCTATTTGGAGATTGAAGAACTGATATTTATGTCTTTGATAAAAATTGGAGATAATCATGAGCTTAGAATGCATGATGAAGTGAGAGATTTTGGTAGGAGTATTGTTCGTGAAGGACGTTGCAAGGAGGCTGACAATGGCCGTATACTGTGGGACTCCgaggaatttttaaaaattctagaCGAAAAAGAG GTAGAGAATTTTGCTGTAAAGGAATTAGCCGTACTGGATTTCTCGAGAAGCATGATTTCTGAGGACTGGGAAGGATGGAAACTTATCAAG GTTGCGGTTCTTTAG
- the LOC104414828 gene encoding disease resistance protein RUN1, which translates to MASPSQSKGPYDVFLSFRGPDTRLGIVSHLYKDLDQRGIYTFKDDEKIKKGERISDVIIKAIEESRIAVIIFSQRFASSSWCLDEVATIMDRKAAKKIIVLPVFHNVDPRTVRKGRNENEDLFNEHEKKYGSGSEIVKKWKENLEAAGCLCGWEFNNWNVAEPQKESIMGSPKDSTRIQLESEESKVTVELREGTPIQLGNRKIKHEAQLVESIVREIWMQLKPTHLDDAVFPVGIDSRVEKLISKLNMKSQKEIFIIGLWSMGGMGKTTLARALYNSIFKDFEGSAYIDDIRETSQGSEKMVPLQQNLLYQMLMIKETSLNSDAEGCRFIKDRLFRKRVLLILDGVDDICQVDSLAKEHSWFGEGSRIIITTTDKSLLSVIGACIHEVQCLNDDEARELFEKHAYRSKEKNITRDLVNSLTKEKRENLVNRALQYAQGLPLALVVLGGSFAASGEEDWEGKLDNFTKRSDQAIDKKLRISYDKLNEDNKDIFLHIACFFNGWKRTYVEGVLKNCGLPVSGVKDLIQRSLIMEENGTLKVHDLIELMGKNIVDRECRHDAAKRSRLWRREDVIDVLSRNEGTDAVNAIVLALPNPETIDIRSEAFAKLKNLRFLIIINVKTNFRDPICLPRKLGWFEWPECSASSLKLTSPDNLSILAVRKGLFT; encoded by the exons ATGGCCTCTCCTTCACAATCCAAGGGGCCTTATGACgtcttcttgagttttagaggccCGGACACCCGCCTTGGAATTGTCAGTCATCTCTACAAGGATCTAGACCAGAGAGGAATATACACATTTAAAGATGACgagaaaatcaagaaaggaGAGCGGATATCGGATGTGATTATCAAGGCAATCGAGGAATCACGCATCGCAGTCATCATTTTCTCCCAGAGATTCGCCTCTTCATCATGGTGTCTGGATGAGGTAGCCACAATAATGGACCGCAAGGcagcaaaaaaaatcattgttctGCCAGTGTTTCACAATGTGGATCCGAGAACagtaagaaaaggaagaaatgaaaacGAAGATCTTTTTAATGAGCATGAAAAGAAATACGGAAGTGGTTCGGAGATAGTGAAGAAATGGAAGGAAAACCTTGAAGCCGCTGGATGTTTATGTGGTTGGGAATTCAATAATTG gAACGTCGCAGAGCCCCAAAAAGAGTCCATCATGGGGTCCCCCAAGGATTCGACTCGCATCCAATTAGAAAGCGAGGAGTCGAA GGTCACGGTGGAGTTGAGGGAGGGGACCCCAATCCAATTAGGAAACAGGAAGATCAA ACATGAAGCACAGCTCGTGGAAAGCATTGTGAGGGAGATCTGGATGCAGCTAAAACCAACACACTTGGATGATGCTGTGTTTCCAGTTGGCATAGATTCCCGAGTGGAGAAGCTGATATCAAAATTGAATATGAAGTCTCagaaagaaattttcataattGGTTTATGGTCAATGGGAGGTATGGGCAAAACAACTTTAGCTAGAGCCCTTTATAACTCTATTTTTAAGGATTTCGAAGGCTCTGCTTATATCGATGACATCAGAGAAACTTCCCAAGGATCAGAAAAAATGGTTCCTTTGCAACAAAATTTACTATACCAGATGTTGATGATAAAAGAAACATCATTGAACAGTGATGCCGAAGGATGTAGATTCATAAAGGATAGACTGTTTCGCAAAAGAGTTCTTCTTATTCTTGACGGTGTGGATGACATATGCCAAGTAGATAGTTTAGCTAAAGAGCATAGTTGGTTTGGTGAGGGAAGTAGGATCATCATTACAACGACAGATAAGAGTCTGCTCAGCGTGATTGGAGCTTGTATCCATGAAGTTCAGTGTCTCAATGATGATGAGGCTCGTGAACTCTTTGAGAAGCACGCTTACAGaagcaaggaaaaaaatataacgaGAGATCTTGTAAATAGcctgaccaaagaaaaaagagaaaatcttgTAAACAGAGCTCTGCAATATGCTCAAGGCCTTCCTTTAGCTCTGGTGGTGTTGGGTGGTTCCTTTGCTGCTAGCGGAGAAGAAGATTGGGAAGGTAAACTGGATAATTTCACCAAAAGGTCTGACCAAGCCATCGATAAAAAGCTTAGAATAAGCTATGATAAATTGAATGAAGATAACAAGGATATTTTTCTCCACATTGCTTGCTTCTTCAACGGGTGGAAGAGAACATACGTTGAAGGTGTTCTTAAGAATTGTGGTCTTCCAGTATCAGGGGTAAAAGATCTCATCCAGAGATCATTGATAATGGAAGAGAATGGGACCCTAAAAGTGCATgacttgattgagttgatggGTAAAAACATTGTTGACAGAGAATGTCGTCATGATGCTGCCAAACGTAGCAGATTGTGGCGCCGGGAAGATGTCATCGACGTACTATCAAGAAATGAG GGGACAGATGCAGTAAATGCCATAGTATTGGCACTACCAAATCCGGAAACCATAGATATTCGTTCTGAAGCTTTTGCAAAGTTGAAAAATTTGAGATTCCTCATTATAATTAATGTCAAGACTAATTTTCGGGATCCTATCTGTCTCCCTAGAAAGCTAGGATGGTTTGAATGGCCAGAGTGTTCTGCCTCCAGTCTGAAACTTACGTCTCCAGACAACCTGTCAATACTTGCTGTGCGCAAAGGCCTTTTTACATAA